The sequence below is a genomic window from Pecten maximus chromosome 14, xPecMax1.1, whole genome shotgun sequence.
GAATCAACAACCTAAGTGATTAAGACTTTTCTATAGCTGTAACATCGTTTCATTAATAGTTTACTCAAAAATAtggtaataatgatataaaaatcaATGATTAACAGCTTCATCGAAGATATACAAAGATATTCATCAATTAGAAAATTTACCTGAAGAACTtattcattataaaaaaaaaaaaaaaaatccatatgcCCTATATTTAATTAGAATGGACAATGAAACCTAACAATATTTAGATATGCACAATATGACATCAAGACAAGACAGTTACTTTCAATACACCGAGATCAACAAGTGTTACGAATATTATATAAcaggattacctcccctgtcacCCATACAACAAACCAAGAACGCTGCTCTCTGTTCTCTCGATACGTAATCATGAATAGCAAGCACTCAAATAAAACAGTTTACAAAAGAGATAGTAAAGACACCTTGTAAGTAGTTAGTGAGAGATTCAGTGGacttaaaacataaaacacGGGCACATTTTGAAGATTATATATGAGTTTTTAATAATGATGAGGATTGGTCTTGTGTTGACTCTAGAACTGATACTATGTATTTTTAACTAAGTCTCTCTTATCTTATTACTTTTTAGTTTTCAGATTGTTTTTCACTATTACACACATATTTACCAGATTCtcatacatatttaaaaaaaaaataattcctaCATATTTCTCTCGCTCATAAACTCTCTCGATTCAAGTCAACTTCCCCAATTTTTCAACTTGTGAAATGCATTTTACGCAAATATTCAATGTTTGTATACAAGTATGCATTCTAAAGTATGCTATTGATTTCTGATCGTGATAATTTAAGTGGTGTTTAAGTTGAAATATCAGTACTAATCTGCCCGGTTCATGTTATATTGTCCTGTAATACAGTTGGCGTTCATATGCCTATGACCCGATACGATAAATATCAGTACTAAACTGCCCGGTTCATGTTATATTGTCCTGTAATACAGTTGGCGTTCATATGCCTATGACCCGATACGATAAATATCAGTACTAAACTGCCCGGTTCATGTTATATTGTCCTGTAATACAGTTGGCGTTCATATGCCTATGACCCGATACGGAAAGCAGTTTAATACTTGAACAAACGTCATCAATATATACCCCTAACTCAAAAAGGAAGGTGAAGGACATTGATAAGCTCTTCGATGATATCAGCCTcacatgaaataaaaactagTCGGTCAGCTTATCTGATAAATGAGATAAGTCTATCGgtattaccagtatatatatgtactttcactttcataTAGACGTAaacaacataatacattgtataataaattatttgaaattaaatgatTCCTGGAAATACCTGCATGGAAGTTTTAAAAACTTCAAGAAAATGAAAGAGTACGTGTCTTTAACATTAGATCCTTCTTTCTAAAGATTTAGTGCAAAAGTATTACGTAATCAATATTGCTTGTGTAGTATCAAATTCTTAATTCACCTGAAACACACCCCACCTGCTCGCTTTTTGCATTCCATAAAGAAAAGACGTATTCGATATTGTTGGGTAGACACGATCACCTTCACGTAAATACACGAAGTCGAAAAAGATGCTTGACTCATAAGATTTTCTCTGAGTGTGTAACACGATGTCATTCTCAAATAAAACCGATTCATTGCTTGAGTGTCTTTCGGGTGTATCGAGATGAATTCGGTGTATGATTTTAACCTCATCACTGTAGATTTTGTGTAGACTACtcaatgtaaatatgttatacattcCGTAAGTTCCATTTGTCCTGATGGTGACCGATCCATTGCTGTCCTCTCGACGTCCATGGAAGTCAGGAATCCACCTTAAGGGGCCTCCTGTACAGCCGGAAATGGTAAAGTGCTGACAATAGTTACGTAAATAGCCTCTCTGTTGTTTGATATGTGTTCTGATGTCGTGCTGTTGTTTCATGCCGAACATCTGTATACAATAACATATACAACAAGTATTGAAAAGTACAACCTCAACCATTACAAAGTACAACTTCATCCAATACAAAAGGTAAACCTCAACCATTACAAAAGGTCAATCATATTCATTGCAAAAGCACGTCACCCATTACAAAAGGTCAACCTCAACCATTACAAAAGTACAACCTAGTCCATTATTAAAGGTCAACCTCACCCATTATAAAAGGTCAACCTCAACCATAACAAAAGGTCAACCTCACCCATTACAAAAGGTCAACCTCAACCATTACAAAAGTACAACCTAGTCCATTATTAAAGGTCAACCTCACCCATTATAAAAGGTCAACCTCAACCATAACAAAAGGTCAACCTCAACCATAACAAAAGGTCAACCTCAACCATTACAAAAGGTCAACCTCAACCATTACAAAAGTACAACCTTAACCATAACAAAAGGTCAACCTCAACCATTACAAAGGGTCAACCTCACCCATTACAAAAGCGTTATTCTAACTATAACTGTTCAAATGTTTTGCCTGTCGCATTAACTTTCCACAATTTTCCGAAATCTAGTtcaatgttgtttgttttgtgtgaAAAGTTGGTCAGACATTAAACAAGTCGATGTAGTTGCATATCAGCAACATTCCTAAAAGGCAACAATTGTGATTTTTCGAGAAAAAAACCCCTTATCAATCACCTTTACTGTAAGTTGACAATGAATATTCAAGTTATAATTTCTAACAAAGTTTTTCAGGGATTAGGCACTAGTGGGATAACATGAgtgatttcatttggttttatattcaatattgaaTCAACTGTTCTCATAGAAACAATATCGTGTCAGTTCGGGTTGGAATTCCGTGGGGAAGTTCTGTCGAGGTTTTAGTATGACATAACTACAAGGTGTATTGCTCTAAacgtatacattatatatctattgtaaataaatatttgaaatttctcACGATAACATATTGATTATTTTCGTTGCTATATACGATTCCGTCGGATAGAACTTTGGACCTTAGAGAACAACAACTTACCAGTTTCAATAGTGTTACATAGCTCTCCTGTCTTATCACTGGACAGGGTGAAGATCGGTTACACTTCACAAACGTCACGGCGTCAGGTCCCTGGAAGGAGCCATCCCTCTGGTTCGTCCTGTAGTTACCCACCAGATGTAACCCTGTAAACACCATTAGACATACCTCAGCTAGGAGCAGAGATACCCCGACACAGGTGCCGACCCTGTACAGAATTAGTCGTAGTCTGAttgtctgtactgtaacacGTTTACTGGAACCAGGATTTAACGGAGTATTCGTCTCCTCGAATTTGTTGATATCCATTTTACAACCGTCGgtaatgtattaaataaaacatacactCCTTATCTGTATACAGTGCTGTAGATCTAATCTGACCTCATATAAATACGGAAATCTATAAATAGACTAACATGACAAATAGATTAcacatataaaatgtttactACTAAATCTAAATTATAAAACGCTTCAACGTAAGTCAAAATATGAGAATTCTGTATACATAAAAGAATACTACCCAATTCGTATTTGTTAAAACGTGTTCGTCAAGGTATGATTGCAATGACGTATCGGGATATCGGGGGTTTTCAAATTTACACATTTGGTCATTATTCTTCCTGAAATTTTAACATGACACATTATTTCCCCTAATGTATGAAGGTTGATAACAAGTACAAGCAAAAAAACCACTTATTGTTCAGATCTCCTATAGTTACGGAATAAACAAAAGTATCACCTATCACAGTTCATGGAATGTTTTAGTAGCATTTCTTTTACTATGTTAACAAATATTCTTTTGAAACGTACTTCCTTGTTCCTGGTTTCACAGCGTATCTTCTTTGTAACGTAATATCTAAATATAGCCCTTCAAAAACTTTATTTCGTGATATTGTTTGTATTCATGTACAATATAGTATTTCAGACATGAGGAAATTTCCATGTGATGTATTTTTTAAGAATTTCTTTTGGGGATCTTCAACTCTGTAATGGCCTATGTTGTGATTTTCAATAGCAATTGGCTCTCAATCAAATAAAACCCTCGACCGTTTTGCTTCGTATACGCTCATTAGCAGACCGgaaaaaatacttaaaacaatcaatcaatcaatcatagTTTATTTAGGTGTCACATGTTAATACATTACaccataaaatatgtatttgagGCACAATAACTTAAAAACCAATATAAACATCCAGCCACTTGGTGGCTTATTACACACTATAGATCATATAAATGTGTTccaatttctaaaaatagtataATAAGGAAGACTAAAAATAAGTATGTAATCAGAATGTACTTGGACCCAACGGCGGGAGATATACTAGAGTGGTTGGGCCTGTTCTGCCATAAACTACAGACAGCTAACTAAGATCCAATCTCTTTATTGATCCCGTAAAACTACAacatacaaatcaaacatacCTCAATACAAGGCTACTAAGATTACACTATACAATGGATCATAATCAAACTCAATATGAAATTCAGATAAGCTAGAATTGTTCGCTAGTGATATGACTAGAAATATCAGCAATAATGCATGAATGCACATTATGGTCAATTAACATTTCACCAATTTGATAAGAAACACATGAAACTCTACACATTAAGAGAAATGATAATTTCTATAGTTTTGACAAATTCAGAAttgggttatctcccttacttaAAGTGATACAATACTTGAAAGGTTAAAATAGTCTTAGACAGTAACACTTGTTTTCTcatgaaaatattatcatttcttATGTGACATAAGTATCCTTGCTATTtaacaaattatacaatattagTTACACTTACATCCTGATGATCTCTGTAAAGATGACCATGTACAATGACAGGAATTACCTATAGCATAACAGTATTCCCAGCTGTAAATAAACATACAAGAATGTGTAAGTTGATATGACTCGACTCATACAAATAGACCTATAATGGGCATGCATCATGACTAAATTAATTATTCTGTATAGTTAGACTGTAACGCTTTGATCTGAGAATATACATGACGAGATAATAACTCTTTCACTGAACAAAATACACTTCGAAATCTGTGACATGATCAGGACATTTCGGTACATAATACAACATATGGACGAAATTACTTCCAAACCATAACAACTGTTACACTAAACTTTTCATCAACGCATTTTCGACTTTCCTGAATCTTTGCACTTAAAGTTGACATATAACCAAATCAATCAATctattaaacatgtaaacaaatcaatCTGTCATTGAACCACTTACTTTGGGACTTATATTCGACATTTTGACAAGCAGAGCACGCAGCGTGCTTTTCCGCGGCTCATGGCGAAAGCATGGACTGAAACCgataggggaggtaactcccgATTCACCTCACAAATAGTATAGGTATCATGCACCAATGGTGCAGTACACTCCCCGTCCTGGTAAAAGATTACCAGAATCAGGATAAAATGTTCACACTACACATACTTAATAACATATCAATTCATCttattatacatgtaagttTCAAGAAAGTTCGAACTGTCTATTTGGAATCCTCAAAAGGAATCAGGACCACCATCTCGTTTACCGGACGCGTATAGGTAGTCGGTTTACCACTCTGGGTTATGACACGTACTTCTGCTTTACGTATTTTCCCATCCTCACTGGTAATGGTCCTCGTTACCACACCCAGAAGCCAATAGTTCCTTGCCACTTCCTTGTCCCGGAGTAGAACCACGTCGTCGGAATGCAGACTTCTTTCATCCGATGTCCACTTGCGGCGACATTGCAATGTCTGAAGAAATTCTGATTTCCATCTTCTCCAGAATATTTCAGCCAAAATTTGGACTCGTTTCCACTGCGCTCGATACATGTTCTTAACATCAGTGGGAATCACAATGTCGACAATCGAATCGCTTTTTTGTGTTAGTAACACAGAAGGGCTCAACGGGTAGGGATTGTCCAGATCTGATGAAACTGGTGTAAGCGGTCGTGAATTGATCACTGCGGAGGCTTCCGCTAAGAAGATTGTTAACACTTCATGTGTGAGACCTCCACCAGGTATGTTCATCAATAAGGAATCGAGAATCCTTCTTGTGACACCAATCATTCGCTCCCACACTCCTCCCATATGGGAGGAATGTGGAGCATTGAATTTCCATGTAGAACCATCACTGGATAGATATTGCTTCACTCCATCACTTTCAACGTTGATTCCGAGATCCTCAACCGACCCAATGAAGTTGGACCCTCGGTCAGATCTGTAAATTTTCACTTTTCCTCGAATCGCTGTGAAACGTCGTAAGGCGTTGATAAAGGCAGATGAACTCATTTGCTCAATAACTTCAATATGGACGGCTCTTGTAGTAAGACAAGTAAAAAGTACGGCCCAGCGTTTAGAGTCAGCCTGACCGCCCCTGGTACGTCGTGTTGTCACTTGCCAGGGTCCAAAACAATCCATCCCGACAGATGTAAACGGAGGTCCTGGAGTTAAACGATCGATCGGTAACTCTGACATCTTCTGGCAACCCAGGGTTCCTCTTAGCCGTCGACATTTAACACACTTGTGGATGACTGATGATACTAAGCGTTTCATTCCGATGATCCAATATCCCGCACTACGTATAGCACCTTCAGTGAGATGGCGTCCTTGATGTAGGACCTTCTCATGATAATGCCGAATCAACAACACAGCTATGTGATGCTTAGGTATCAATACAGGGTTCCTCTGGAGAATATCGAGATCAGAGTTGTTTAAACGTCCCCCAACTCTTAAGACACAATCTTCATCGATGAAGGGACTGAGACTTTGAATTGAACTGTCCTTGCAAAGGGCTTTACCTTTGAGTAGACAATCGATTTCCTTGCAAAAGACTTCCTGTTGGACTTGTTTGATAATCTGTTTCTCAGTACAAATGTGTAAATCTGTGTCCTTGATTTGTCGATGAGAGTCTGAGCCTTTGACGGAACCAGCGAGACGTCGAGCGAAATTCTTTAAGAACATTATCGCCCTCACTAAATTTTCCCATCGAGAAAACCTCTCGAACCGGGCCGTTCCAAATCCTTGATATGGTTTCATTGAAAGCTTGAAGCTTTTCACATCGGAGCGTATTTCAGCATCGCCCTCTGGGTCGATCAACGGAAAACACAAATACCCGTCCTTAGGGTTTTCACCTTGGACCCTCTGCAGTCTTTGGGGCCCTTTTATCCACAGGCTCATGTCAAAGTTCTTTGCAGTCATGGAACACCTAGTGGCCTGGTCAGCTGGGTTGTCATGTGTAGGGATATATGACCATTGGTCTGCTCTGGAAGTCTGGAGAACTTTCTGAACACGGTTGGCAACATAAGTGTAGAATCGGCGTGTAGTGTTGCTCAAATAACCAAGTACAACCTTTGAGTCGCTGTAGTAGTGTAAACTGTCAAGTGGAATGCCCAAAGCTTCACTCAATGTTGCACCCACATCCACTACCAATACCGCTGCACACAGCTCCAGACGTGGGACTGTGTGACTCTGGCTAGGGGCTAACTTCGCTTTCCCCATCGCGAACCCTATATGAGCTGTGCCGCATGCTTCCATTCGGACATATCCAACTGCAGAAATAGCTGCTGTACTTGCATCTGCAAAAATGTGTAGCTCTACATCCTCAGCTGTGCTGACTGATAGCGGTACAAACATGCGCCCAATACCAAACGAGTTGAGCTCATTCATGGTCGTCATCCATCCATCCCACTTCTGAACATGGGACTCTGAAAGGGGTTCATCCCAACCGCTCCCTGCTGTGAGCTCCCTCCAAAGTATACGACCTTGTATAGTGAATGGCGCCAAGAATCCGATTGGATCGAAGACACTGTTCAGTGCAGATAGCATCCCTCTCCTCGTCACTGGCGTATCTCTTAGTTGCACGTAAAAACAAAACTGATCCTTGTTCAGGTCCCAGGACGTATCTTAACTCCGCTGTATGGGGAGCAGATCCTTTTCCATATCTAGTGGTTTGAGACCTTCACCTCTGTCCTCCAAATCAAATCCGTTCATAACCTCCTTACTGTTTGAGATTATTTTATGAAGTCTGATGTTCCCGTTCTCCAACAAGACCTTTTGTGTTCTCCTTACGACACTAACGACATCCTCTACAGACGGACGTGATGTAAGAGCGTCATCAACGTAAAAGTCTTTGGTTACAAACTCTCTAACCTCAGGATCAGCGTTCTCGACGGCTTTGCGAAGCCCAAAAGTGGCGACCGCTGGAGATGGGCTGTTGCCGAAGACATGAGCTTTCATTCTGTAGTCGATGATTTCTTTGTCTGGATCGTTATCCCGATACCACAGAAATCTTAAAAAGTTTCGATCTTTCTCGGCGACCAGGAACCTGTAGAACATTTGTTCTATATCACCTGACACTGCATATGTATCCTTCCGAAAACGGAGTAGTATTCCAAGAAGACTGTTGGTTAGGTTAGGACCGGTCATCAAGATGCTGTTAAGTGAGACACCTTCGAACTCTGCTGAGGAGTCAAACACACCCCTTATCTTTCGTGGCTTTTTTGGATTGTATACCCCGAAGATGGGCAGATACCAGACTTCGCCGTCTGGTGTAGGGGCAACTTCAGCTGCTCCTGAGGCCAATACTTTCTCCATAAATGTGACAAAGTGACATCGCTTAGTCGGATTTTTCTTAAGGCTTAAGTCCAAAATATTAGCCCTTTTCCACGCCATCTTCCTGTTGTTGGGCATTTCCTGTCGAGGAGTTCTGAATGGAAGCGGTGCCACCCAAAAGCCATTCTCGTCACGAGAGCACTCTTTCTCCATCAAATCGCAGAACTGTCGGTCCTCAATCGACCAACCAATCTTCTCGTCATCGCTAGTCTTATCAAACAGGGTATCATATTTGAGGCACAGACTCTGTTCACAAGGAGGAAATATCGATCTATGACCATTCATGACGTTGGTCTTTAAAACCTTGACCCCATCAGGTATGTGTACTTTACCGAGACACATTTCTCCGACAACTACCCATCCCAAAATAGTCTTCTGAGCAAAGGGTGCCTTTTTTGGTGAAACTATTTGTTGATGTACATGATGTGCCTCTGGCACGTCTCGTCCTATCAGCAATCCCATAATGCATGACGGTCTGTACTTAGGAATCTCTTTAGCAATATGTCTCAGGTGTTCTACCTGTTGGACAATCTCTGGTGTAGGAATCTCGGAGCTCTCCATAGGGATATTGTCGCATTCGATAATATTAGGAAGATAAACACTCCCTGAGCCGTCCGCTGACCTTACTGTAAACCCTGTAGCTCTTCGGCCTGATGATTGCCACTTTCCTGCGCAAGATGTAAGGGTATAGCGTATCTCCTTACAAGTCGTGTTCAATGCATCCAACAATTGAGGGCTTGCCAATGTACAGTTGCTCTGATCATCCAGCATGGCGTAAACGGAGACCGCCTTCTCTGGTTCACCAACAGGATAAACATCTACTAGCAAAGTCTTTGCGCATGACCTTCCACTAATACCAGACCCGCACACTGTTGTGCATTTCGAATTCACGCTGCGCAATGGCTCCCCGCCATGAGGGTCCTTGGTGATATTCTGGTCCACTGTGTAGCCTCTTATGTCATGAAGGACAGTCAAATGCTTCGCGCTTCCACATTCGCCGCACTTCACATTGGCTTTACAATTTCGTGCTGTATGGTCAGGACCGATACATCTGAAACACAACTTGTTTTGtctaatgtattgttttctttcctCCAGGGTGCGTGCTTTAAAGTCCTTGCACTGGTCGATGGTGTGTGTACTGGACTGTGGATGTACAGAACATACACTTGCTGGTTTATCGGTGTGACTTTGTACCTCCGTCTTCTTCACCCGAATGTGACTATCTGGTTTCGATTTGTGCTCTTGGTGCTTCCAGGTGCTCCCACTCTGAGGTTCAGTAGTGTTGATCAACAATCCTGGATCGTTCATGACTGTTGCCATGTCGTTTATGAAGTTGATGAAGAAGGAAAAGGGGGGAAAGGTAGACCCATGTGCTCGTTTGTATCCCGCCGCTCTGTCCACCCACTTCATTTGTAGCCTAGTGGGTAGTTTAGGGACAATCATTCCTATTCCAACTGCAGAATCATAGTATGCAAAGGACGTGGAATATTTTTCATTCTCCTTACAGGCTTGTATTTCTGATAATATGTCGAGCAACTCGTACAGCCGTTTGCTATCTCTTGGCGTAAGCTTCGGAAATTTTTCTAATTTTTGACGAATTGCTGCTTCAATTACTTCTGGGCTTCCATATTGTTCGTCTAGTCTTTTCCACAGTATCCTTCGCCCAAGCTCAGGGTCTGTTGCCTTGGTGGTCTTGACACTGAGAGCATGTTTTGAAGACGTGGGTCCCAACCACTTAACCATCAAGTCTAACTCTTCAACTGCATTCACTCCAGCCTCAGCCATCACCGCCTTGAAGGTAGCCTTCCAAGAGATGTACGTCTCTGGTGCGTCATCGAAGTTAGTTAACCTTTTTATGATAAGGTCCTTCTTGATTAGGAATTGAGCAAAGTCCCTGTAAGGAGTCTGGGGTTCCCAGTGTCTTGTTTCAGTAGTTACTGGGTCCTGACGAGGACTTTTAGATCCAAGACTGGGCGTAGCTTCGAAGTTACCCTTAGGACAGTAGGGAGTTGCCATATAATTCAATGATTCACCTTGAACCACCTGAGAAGGAACTGGAGATAACGAATGATGATCGGAGGATAGCACATCCTTCTTGAGGTTGATCTGTGATGTCACATAATCTCTTGTCCTATCTGGGGGCGCTTTTGATGGCCATTGGTCGATAGTGTCAAGTTCCTCATAGACCTCAGCTTCAGCGTTTGCCTCTGCGCATGCACTTTCTTCCTTTACTAATGCTAGGTCCACCTCTAAGAACCTTTTTCTTCGTTCAGACTCAGCCTGTGCACATGCCTCTCGTTCAGCTATTTCGGCCTGTTCCTTATGTATTAAAGCCTCCTTCCTCTTGTACTCAGCTCTAACCCTGGCTTTCTCCGCAACAGCTCTTGCCTCAAGAGCCTTGACACTTGAAATAGAAGTCTTACCAGAGGTATGGGACCGTCTCTCTAATAAGTCCTGTCTCCTTCTAACAATCTCATTGAGGACACTCTTGACCTGGTCGTCATAGTTTCCTTCTACCTCAGTATGGGAAGACCATAATGTGATACTTGCATCAGTTTTAAACATGCCAAGATAATTTCTGTATGCTATTGAGGTAAGCCTAAATTTACCATAGGAAAGACACAAGTTCTTCTCTGCCTCACCAAGTGCTGCCTCCTCACATGTGGCCCCAAAATCAAGACACTGTTTAACTGCCTCCCAGTCTATACTAAGGTTCCTTTGAAAGGTTTGAATCCTATCATCGAAAGCTTCTGCGGCCTTTGGAGTAAGGTTCCTAATGCGTTGAGGGTGACCTTCCGCTGCCTCTAAAGCTTGTGGGTAAAGCTCGTCTTTACTCGCCATCGTAGAGATCAGGATTTTTACTGTTCTGCCATCAACTACAGACAGCTAACTAAGATCCAATCTCTTTATTGATCCCGTAAAACTACAacatacaaatcaaacatacCTCAATACAAGGCTACTAAGATTACACTATACAATGGATCATAATCAAACTCAATATGAAATTCAGATAAGCTAGAATTGTTCGCTAGTGATATGACTAGAAATATCAGCAATAATGCATGAATGCACATTATGGTCAATTAACATTTCACCAATTTGATAAGAAACACATGAAACTCTACACATTAAGAGAAATGATCATTTCTATAGTTTTGACAAATTCAGAAttgggttatctcccttacttaAAGTGATACAATACTTGAAAGGTTAAAAATAGTCTTAGACAGTAACACTTGTTTTCTcatgaaaatattatcatttcttATGTGACATAAGTATCCTTGCTATTtaacaaattatacaatattagTTACACTTACATCCTGATGATCTCTGTAAAGATGACCATGTACAATGACAGGAATTACCTATAGCATAACAGTATTCCCAGCTGTAAATAAACATACAAGAATGTGTAAGTTGATATGACTCGACTCATACAAATAGACCTATAAAGGGCACAAATCATGACTAGATTAATTATTCTGTATAGTTAGACTGTAACGATTTGATCTGAGAATATACATGACGAGATAATAACTCTTTCACTGAACAAAATACACTTCGAAATCTGTGACATGATCAGGACATTTCGGTACATAATACAACATATGGACGAAATTACTTCCAAACCATAACAACTGTTACACTAAACTTTTCATCAACGCATTTTCGACTTTCCTGAATCTTTGCACTTAAAGTTGACATATAACCAAATCAATCAATctattaaacatgtaaacaaatcaatCTGTCATTGAACCACTTACTTTGGGACTTATATTCGACATTTTGACAAGCAGAGCACGCAGCGTGCTTTTCCGCGGCTCATGGCGAAAGCATGGACTGAAACCCCGATTCACCTCACAAATAGTATAGGTATCATGCACCAATGGTGCAGTACAGGGCCAATCCCTACCGGCAGATCACACAACCCCCGCCATTGGGATCCTGACAATTAATACTGATAAAAGTTACAATGAAATAGATAAACATATCTTAAGTGTATTAAAATATTAGCTCACATATAGTGTATGTCACACTGTACATAAATGACCTAGttataaaatacagtatttacaattattttaaaaGGAACAGTTTCAAGATTTGTTTGCAAATCGTCTTCTTCTACGCAATATTAAAAACACCGTTTTGGCTAATACAAACTGAATATCCGGATTTTCCATTAATAAATAGAATTGACAATAACTATCACAATCATACGATGGCCGATAGCAGCCggcatatttatttttatatgaaataaacgTCATGTCACTTTTCAGCTAAAAAGTGTCggacatatttttattttataaaaaaatatttgacatgacACTTTTCAGCTAAAAAGTGTCGgacaaattttcattttataaaaaattattt
It includes:
- the LOC117342900 gene encoding uncharacterized protein LOC117342900, with product MDINKFEETNTPLNPGSSKRVTVQTIRLRLILYRVGTCVGVSLLLAEVCLMVFTGLHLVGNYRTNQRDGSFQGPDAVTFVKCNRSSPCPVIRQESYVTLLKLMFGMKQQHDIRTHIKQQRGYLRNYCQHFTISGCTGGPLRWIPDFHGRREDSNGSVTIRTNGTYGMYNIFTLSSLHKIYSDEVKIIHRIHLDTPERHSSNESVLFENDIVLHTQRKSYESSIFFDFVYLREGDRVYPTISNTSFLYGMQKASRWGVFQVN
- the LOC117341732 gene encoding uncharacterized protein LOC117341732; translated protein: MLSALNSVFDPIGFLAPFTIQGRILWRELTAGSGWDEPLSESHVQKWDGWMTTMNELNSFGIGRMFVPLSVSTAEDVELHIFADASTAAISAVGYVRMEACGTAHIGFAMGKAKLAPSQSHTVPRLELCAAVLVVDVGATLSEALGIPLDSLHYYSDSKVVLGYLSNTTRRFYTYVANRVQKVLQTSRADQWSYIPTHDNPADQATRCSMTAKNFDMSLWIKGPQRLQRVQGENPKDGYLCFPLIDPEGDAEIRSDVKSFKLSMKPYQGFGTARFERFSRWENLVRAIMFLKNFARRLAGSVKGSDSHRQIKDTDLHICTEKQIIKQVQQEVFCKEIDCLLKGKALCKDSSIQSLSPFIDEDCVLRVGGRLNNSDLDILQRNPVLIPKHHIAVLLIRHYHEKVLHQGRHLTEGAIRSAGYWIIGMKRLVSSVIHKCVKCRRLRGTLGCQKMSELPIDRLTPGPPFTSVGMDCFGPWQVTTRRTRGGQADSKRWAVLFTCLTTRAVHIEVIEQMSSSAFINALRRFTAIRGKVKIYRSDRGSNFIGSVEDLGINVESDGVKQYLSSDGSTWKFNAPHSSHMGGVWERMIGVTRRILDSLLMNIPGGGLTHEVLTIFLAEASAVINSRPLTPVSSDLDNPYPLSPSVLLTQKSDSIVDIVIPTDVKNMYRAQWKRVQILAEIFWRRWKSEFLQTLQCRRKWTSDERSLHSDDVVLLRDKEVARNYWLLGVVTRTITSEDGKIRKAEVRVITQSGKPTTYTRPVNEMVVLIPFEDSK